One Octopus sinensis linkage group LG11, ASM634580v1, whole genome shotgun sequence genomic window carries:
- the LOC115217655 gene encoding gremlin-2-like, giving the protein MHACDLSVSIVLLLYVTLPCNGWDFPPPGRKIRIPLRVSNRTSVFYQRAKLPLREESSMIITPKLKKEDDSFNIGLPHHRRQESSGSRHDKLPIKGSKTAFTVTRKSYLRKEWCKTELLKQVIREEGCLRQTVLNRFCYGQCNSFFIPRSGKHDGGGAAFMACGYCKPRRYTWIRVTLRCQGAKHMRFKRRKVQRIKQCKCMAQKVDGLS; this is encoded by the coding sequence ATGCATGCTTGTGACCTGTCAGTGAGCATCGTACTGCTGCTCTACGTAACCCTACCTTGCAATGGCTGGGACTTCCCACCTCCTGGCAGGAAAATACGAATTCCGCTGCGTGTTTCAAACCGCACTTCAGTGTTCTATCAGAGAGCCAAACTACCGCTGCGGGAGGAGTCCAGTATGATAATTACACCAAAATTGAAGAAAGAGGATGATAGCTTTAATATCGGCTTACCTCATCATCGACGACAGGAATCCTCTGGATCGAGACATGACAAATTACCAATTAAAGGAAGCAAAACTGCTTTCACTGTAACAAGAAAGAGTTACCTGCGTAAAGAATGGTGTAAGACTGAACTATTGAAACAGGTGATACGAGAGGAAGGCTGCTTGCGACAAACTGTTTTGAATCGCTTTTGCTACGGGCAATGTAATTCGTTCTTTATACCACGAAGTGGTAAACATGATGGTGGGGGAGCAGCATTCATGGCGTGCGGCTACTGTAAGCCGAGGCGTTACACTTGGATTAGGGTGACACTACGTTGTCAAGGCGCAAAACATATGCGGTTCAAACGCAGGAAAGTACAAAGGATTAAACAATGCAAATGTATGGCACAGAAAGTAGATGGACTTTCATAG